TGAACGCAGGTGCAACGCGCCTACTGTCCGCACTCACTGAACACCGTATGCATCTGCATTCCGTTGTGATCGTAAAGCGGGAAGCGGCGCGACGATCGGCAATGGCTGAGATAATCGTCTACCATGGCTACGTTGGTCTCGTTTAGAGGGCGGGAAACGAGCGGGATCTGCGCCACCACGGTTTCGGGCCGGGCGTCCAGGATGCGGTGCATCTCTTTCACTTCGTCCAAGCCGGTCCATTCGCGCCCCTCGAACAGGTGCGGTGAAAAGGCCAGCGGGCTCAGGGGATCGGCGCCGATCTTGGAATAGAGGTAGTTCGATCCACCCCATACCAGCAGGCGCTTGTGCGGCGTGACTGCCAGCAGGTGGTCGACCAGGGCCTGCGATGCGCCGCGTGCCCGCCAGCGGTCGCCGACATGGAACGTGCCGGCGAGGACGAGGCTCAGCCCGATGATGGCCACCAGACCCGGCCAGACCGGACGCCGATGGGCGAAGTAACCCGCACACAGGATCGCCAGAGGCGCCAGGGCGGACTGTGCGTAATGGACATAAAGGTTCGGGAACGTGAAGATCAGTGTCAGCGCGACCAGACCCCAGAGCGCGACGATGCGGATGATGGCAAGCCGCTCTGGCGGCCCGCCGCGCATGGCGTGCACGCCCATGCCGGCGAAGACCAGCGGAATGCCGAGCATCCCGGCCATCACAAAAATCGACTTCACGCGAATTATCTGGTCGGCATAGCCACGCTGGAAATTTGAGGTGACCATCGCGTTCCACAGATCGGGGAAGTGGCCGTTGGCCCAGTAGAACAGTCCGGCCGCCAGCATCGGCAAGGCTCCGGCCAGCGCCAGAATAGCAGCACGCCAGGCGATCGATAGCGGCGTGCAGCCCGCGCGTGCGAGGATGACTATCACGGTGATGCCAAGCATCGTGCCTTCGAAGACGACCGCCTGCTTGATCGCGATGGCGAGCCCTGCGCAGAAGAAGCCGAGCACGAGGCCGCCGTCGATCCGCCCCTTCGCGAGAAGTGCAAATCGCGAAACGAGCAACCAGACTGCGGCGATCAGCAGGCTGTTGAAGAATACGCCTGCTTCGAGATTATCGCCTTCGAAGCGGCTGAGCAGGGCAAGGTAGGAAATTCCCGCCAGCATGGCGCTACCCGGCGTGGCGATCAGCCGGGCAATCCGGTTGACGCCGTAAGCGCCAAGCGCAGCAGAGAGGGTGGCTGCCAATTGATAAGCCAGCATGGTCGGCGAGACCAGGGCGACAAGCGTGAAGATCAGATAGAGCAGGGGACCCTTGCGGTCCCAGATGTCGACGTAGAGCAGATCGCCGTGCAGGATACGCTCACCGACGAGCGCATAGAACTGATCGTCGACGCTGAAATTCCACTCGCCATAGGCGGGAGAGCGAATCAGCACGGCGAAGGTGATCAGGCAGGCAAACTGCGCGAGACGGCTGACTTCGAGTTTGCGTAGGTAATTCGCCCACACATTGAACCCGAATGCCGGACCAGTGTCCCGCGTCATCGTCGCTGTCGTCATCGTGCCCCTCGCATCTACGCATGGGGCTTTACCCGGGGTACGGTTAATAAACCGGAAAGCAAAGGGGCGCCGCCGGTTTCCCGGAGACGCCCCTTTTGTAACATCAGAGGCCGTTTTAGCCTTCGACGTGCTCTGCGAGCACGGTCAGGCCAGCATCGCCCACTTCGGCGAAACCGCCGGTGATGCGGATTTCCTCAGGCGCGCCGTTCTCGGTCCTGTAGACCTTGAGCGCACCGTCCTTGATCGTCGACATGAAGGGCGCATGGCCCGCGAGCACGCCGAACTCGCCTTCCGTACCGGGGACGACCACCATGTGGACCTCCTCGGAACGAACCAGCTTCGCAGGCGTGACGAGTTCGAAGTGCAGGGGCATCAGATCAGGCTTCCTCAGCCAGCTTCTTGGCCTTGGCAACGGCTTCGTCGATGCCGCCGACCATGTAGAAGGCCGCTTCCGGGAGGTGGTCGTACTCACCGTCGACGACAGCCTTGAACGACTTCACGGTGTCTTCCAGCTGCACGAACTTGCCCGAGATGCCGGTGAACACTTCCGCGACGTGGAACGGCTGCGAAAGGAACTTCTGGATCTTGCGGGCGCGGGCGACGGTGAGCTTATCTTCTTCCGAAAGCTCGTCCATGCCCAGGATCGCGATGATGTCCTGCAGCGACTTGTACTTCTGTAGGGTTTCCTGGACGCGGCGGGCGGTCTGGTAGTGGACGTCGCCAACGACGCGCGGTTCGAGAACGCGCGAGGTTGAGTCGAGCGGATCGACCGCCGGGTAGATGCCCAGCTCCGAGATCGCGCGGTTCAGCGTGGTCGTCGCGTCAAGGTGGGCGAACGAGGCAGCCGGTGCAGGGTCGGTAAGATCGTCCGCGGGAACGTAGATCGCCTGAACCGAGGTGATCGAACCCTTGGTGGTCGAGGTGATGCGCTCCTGCAGCTGGCCCATGTCGGTCGACAGGGTCGGCTGATAGCCCACTGCCGACGGAATACGGCCGAGCAGAGCCGACACTTCGGCGCCGGCCTGGGTGAAGCGGAAGATGTTGTCGACGAAGAACAGGACGTCCTGGCCTTCCTGGTCGCGGAAGTACTCGGCCATGGTCAGGCCCGAGAGAGCGACGCGTGCGCGGGCGCCCGGGGGCTCGTTCATCTGGCCGAACACCAGCGCAACCTTGGAACCTTCCGAGGTGGCGTTGCCTTCGGCGTCCTTGGCGATAACGCCGGCGTCCAGGAATTCGTGGTAGAGGTCGTTGCCCTCGCGGGTACGCTCACCCACGCCTGCGAAGACAGAAACGCCGCCGTGGCCCTTGGCGATGTTGTTGATCAGTTCCTGAATGAGAACCGTCTTGCCCACGCCGGCGCCGCCGAACAGGCCGATCTTGCCGCCCTTTGCGTAAGGGGCGAGAAGGTCGATGACCTTGATGCCGGTGACCAGGATCGCCGCTTCGGTCGACTGCTCGATGAAGGGAGGAGCCTCGGCGTGGATCGGCGCGAACATGTCCGAGCCGATCGGGCCACGCTCGTCGATGGGATCACCAACGACGTTCATGATGCGGCCAAGCGTCTTGGGGCCGACCGGCACCGAGATCTGCTTACCGGTGCTGCGCACGGCGGCGCCGCGCGTCAGGCCGTCGGTGCCGTCCATGGCGATGGTGCGGACGGTGTTCTCACCCAGGTGCTGGGCGACTTCGAGGACCAGCTTCTGGCCGTTGTTCTCGGTCTCGAGAGCCGAGAGAATTGCGGGCAGTTCGCCTTCGAAGGTCACGTCGACGACAGCGCCGATGACCTGGCTGATCTTGCCGGTAGTGGTGAGGTTAAGCACGGGTGCGGTGGCCATTTTGATGTCCTTGCCTGCGGTTTCTTAGAGCGCTTCCGCGCCCGCGATAATTTCGACGAGTTCGGTGGTGATCGCAGCCTGACGGGTGCGGTTGTAGACGATGGTCAGCTTCTTGATAAGGTCACCCGCGTTACGGGTGGCGTTATCCATCGCCGTCATCGACGCACCCTGTTCGGATGCCGCGTTTTCCAGCAGCGCGCCGAAGAGCTGGGTCTTCAGGTAGCGCGGCAGCAGCGCGGCGAGGATTTCCTCCTCGTCGGGCTCGTATTCGGTGACGGCGTCAGTCGTCTGGGCAACCGCCTTGGGAGCGGGCACCGGGATGATCTGCTGATCCGTGGGTTCCTGCACGAGGGCCGAGCGGAACTTCGCGTAGAACAGGTGCGCCACGTCGAACTTGCCGGCTTCGTACATCGCGACCAGTTCGTCAGCAACGCGCTCGGCTTCGTTGAAGCCGGGATAGCGCACGTCCGAGGTGTCGAACATGTGAGCGATCTGGTCGGGGTATTCGCGCCGGATCACCGGGCGACCCTTGCGGCCAACGAGGTAGAACAGGACGGTCTTGCCCTGTGCTTCCAGTTCCTGCGCCTTGATGCGCGCGGCCTTGACGATGTTCGAGTTGAACGCACCGCACAGGCCCTTGTCGGAGTTGGCGACGACGAGCAGGTGCACCTTGTCGCTGCCGGTGCCGGCGAGCAACTTGGGGCTGTTCTCGGAGACCGTGATCTTCGAGGCGAGCGAGCCCATCACTTCTGCCAGACGCAGCGCGTAGGGACGCGCAGCCTCGGCAGCGGCCTGTGCCTTGCGCAGCTTGGCCGCGGCGACCATCTGCTTGGCCTTGGTGATCTTCTGGGTCGACTTGACCGAGTTGATGCGGCCCTTGAGTTCCTTGAGCGAAGCCACTCGTTGTTCCCCGATTACCGCCCCGGCCGTCCTGTCGGACAGGCCGGGGTATGGTTATTTACTTAAGCAAACTGCTTGGCGAAGGCGTCGAGCGCGGCCTTGGCCTTGCTCTTTGCTTCGTCGCCGAAGTCCTTGGTGGTGCGGATCAGCGCCAGGACGTCGGCATGTTCGCTGTGCATGTAGGTGAGCATCTCGGCCTCGTAGGTCGTGACCTTGTCCACCGGAAGCGCGTCGAGGTAGCCGTTGGTGCCGGCGAAGATCGACAGCGTCTGCTCTTCGAATGCGAGCGGCGAGAACTGCTTCTGCTTGAGCAGTTCAGTCAGGCGCGCGCCGCGGTTGAGCAGCTTCTGGGTCGAGGCGTCGAGGTCCGAACCAAACTGCGCGAAGGCAGCCATTTCGCGGTACTGGGCCAGCTCCAGCTTGATCGAGCCGGCGACCTTCTTCATCGCCTTGGTCTGGGCTGCACCGCCGACGCGCGACACCGACAGACCCACGTTGATGGCCGGACGGATGCCCTGGTAGAACAGGCCGGTCTCAAGGAAGATCTGGCCGTCGGTGATCGAGATCACGTTGGTCGGGATGTAGGCCGAAACGTCGCCCGCCTGGGTTTCGATGATCGGCAGGGCGGTCAGCGAACCTGCGCCCTGTTCGTCGTTCATCTTCGCGGCGCGCTCAAGCAGGCGGCTGTGGAGATAGAACACGTCGCCGGGGTATGCTTCGCGGCCCGGAGGACGACGCAGCAGCAGCGACATCTGGCGGTAGGCGACGGCCTGCTTGGAAAGGTCGTCGTACACGATGACGGCGTGCATCGCGTTGTCGCGGAAGAATTCGCCCATCGCGGCACCGGTGTAGGGCGCGAGGTACTGCAGCGGAGCGGGCTCCGAAGCGGTTGCGGCGATGACGATGGAGTACTCCATCGCGCCGTTTTCTTCCAGCTGACGCACGATCTGCGCGACAGTCGAGCGCTTCTGGCCGACGGCGACGTAGATGCAGTAGAGCTTCTTGCTCTCGTCCGTGCCGGCGTTCGCTTCCTTCTGGTTGATGAAGGTGTCGATCGCGACGGCGGTCTTGCCGGTCTGGCGGTCACCGATGATCAGTTCGCGCTGGCCGCGGCCGACGGGAACGAGGGCGTCGATGGCCTTGAGGCCGGTCTGCACGGGTTCGTGCACCGACTTGCGCGGGATGATGCCGGGAGCCTTGGCTTCGACGCGGGCGCGCTTTTCAGCGACGATCGGGCCCTTGCCGTCGATCGGGTTGCCCAGCGCGTCGACGACGCGGCCCAGCAGACCCTTGCCGACGGGAACGTCGACGATGGTGCCGGTGCGCTTGACGACGTCACCTTCCTTGATCTCGGCGTCCGAGCCGAAGATCACGACGCCGACGTTGTCGGCCTCGAGGTTGAGGGCCATGCCCTGAACGCCGTTCGAGAACTCGACCATTTCGCCGGCCTGAACGTTGTCGAGGCCGTGGATGCGGGCGATGCCGTCGCCGACCGACAGAACCGAACCAACTTCCGAAACCTGGGCCTCGGTGCCGAAGCTGGCGATCTGGTCCTTGATGACCTTCGAGATTTCTGCTGCGCGGATATCCATTGTTCTGCCTTTCTTAGCCCTTCATGGCCTGGGCGAGCGAATTGAGACGGGTGCGGATCGAGCTGTCGATTCGCTTGGACCCGATGGTGACGACGAGACCGCCGAGGAGGTCCGGGTCGACGCTGGTCTTGATTTTGACGGTACGGCCTTCGCGCGCTTCCAGCTTGCCGCGCAGCTGCTCAACCTGTTCGTCGGTCAGTGCGTGGGCGGAAGTGACTTGCGCGGTTGCCTCGCCGCGCTGGGCGGCGGCGATCGCGGCGAAAGCGCTGATGATCTGGGGAAGGGCAGAAAGGCGGCGGTTGTTAGCCAGCACGCCGACGAAGTTTTTCGTCAGCGGCGACAGGCCTAGAACGCCGGCCACGCCGTCCATCGCAGCAGCGGCCGCAGTGCGGCTGACCTGCGGATTGCGAATCAGGCCGGCGAAATCCGGGCTTTCCTTGATCGCCTGACCGATCGCCTCGAGGTCGTTCTCGACCGCCGAGATGGCGCCGTTTTCGCTAGCAAGATCAAACAGCGCCGAAGCGTAGCGACCTTGCAAGCTGGCTTTGATGCCCCCGGAATTCTCCACGCGCGTCCTATCCTTACATCGAGTGGGCGGGCCACTTGGGGCGCATAGCAACAGCGTGCTCCCCCAGCCCGCAGACGGGGCGCGCATAGCGACGATACTGTCATGATGCAAGGTGCCCCTTGGTCACTGGGGACAAACGACAGGTCTCCGGTTTAAAAGCAACAGGCGGGAAGCCTCTGGAATCCGGGCGGTGCAATGTGCGTCGTGAATTCGCAGAGGAGATTTTCCAATGGCCTATCGAATCGCCGGCCTGCCGCGCGGCGGCTTCGCGCAGTATTACGGCAAGACCGCAGAAGAACTTGGGCACATGGGCGCGAGACGGGTGCTCGCCGACGCTGATCGCGGCTTTCCCTGCCGGGTCAGCCTGGAGGATGCGAGGGCGGGCGAGAGCCTGATCCTGCTGAACTTCACCAGCCACGATGTCGCCAACCCATACCGCAGCGCCTATGCGATATATATCCGGGAGCATGCGGATCAGGCGCAGGATTTCGTCGATCGTCTGCCGCCGGTCTTCTCGGGACGGGCATTGTCGCTGCGCGGCTTCGACGGGGACGGCATGCTGCACGCGGCGAGCCTTGCCGCGCCGGATGAAGCGGACGATGCCATCCGGGCCTTGCTGGCGATGCCGCAGGTCGCTTGCATCCACGCGCACAATGCGGCCTATGGATGCTTCGCGGCGCGCATCGAGCGCCATGGAGACGGACTGTGAAGCCCGAACATATCGAGGTTGGCGAAAGCGTAAGTGACGAGCGTGCGTGGCAGGCCGTGCTCGCACGCGACCGCGCCTTCGATGGCCGCTTCGTCACGGGTGTGCTGTCGACAGGTATATATTGCCGCCCGTCGTGTTCGGCCCGCCATCCCCGGCGGGAGAACGTGCGTTTCTTTCAAGGCCCGGAGCAGGCGGCAGGGGCAGGGCTGCGCGCTTGCCTGCGCTGCCGGCCAGACGACGTCGCACGCGACGAGCAAGCGGTGACGCGGGCACTTGGCGCTCTGGCAGATGTAGAGCAGGCGCCGTCGCTGGCACGGTTGGCGGACGAGGTCGGATATAGCCCCACTCACTTCCAGCGCGTGTTCAAGCGGGCGGTCGGGCTTTCTCCGGCCGAATACCTGCGCGCCCGCCGGGCCGAGCGGGCAGGGGAGGCGCTTAGTGAAGGCAGCAGCGTTACCGAGGCGATCTACGAGGCAGGCTACGGCGCGCCTTCTCGTTTCTACGAGGCGAGCCGGGCGAGGATGGGTATGACGCCCTCCGCATGGCGTGACGGCGGCAGCGGGGTGACGATACGCTGGGCGGTCGTGGCCACGAGCCTTGGCGAAATGCTGGTCGCCGCTACTGACAAAGGCGTATGCCGGCTGTCCTTCGCGGAAGGGCATCAGGACCTGGCCGCGCGCTTCCCCAAGGCCGAGCTGGTCGAAGGCGGGCAGGATTTCGCGGCCTTGCTGGCAGATGTCGTCGACGCGGTGGAGAAACCGGGCGATTCCCGAATCATCCCGCTCGATGTGCAGGGCACGGCTTTTCAGGAAGCGGTCTGGCGTGAATTGCAGCGTATCCCCTTAGGCGAAACACGCAACTACGCCCAGATCGCCGCTGCCATCGGCAAGCCCGGCGCAGTGCGCGCGGCAGGCTCGGCCAACGGCGCGAACAACGTGGCGGTGCTGATCCCCTGCCACCGCGTCATTCGTTCCGACGGCGCAGTCGGCGGTTATGCATACGGCGAGGCGATCAAACGCGAATTGCTGCGGCGGGAGCGGGCGGGGGAATGACCACGGCCGGCCTCAGCCCGCTGCCTGTTCCGGAGAAGCTGCCGCCGGGACGCCTACGCCGGTTCATGGCGCATCCTTTGGTGCTACTGCCGCTTGGTGTCCTCTTCGTGGTTACGGGGGCGGTTCTGCCGGCCATCGCGCTCAAGATGCTTTTGCCGGGCAGTGCCTCGGTATCCGCCGCAGTGACCGGCTTCCTGACCGGCGCTTGCAGCCTCCTCGCCTACTTTGCCTTTCGCCGCTGGGTGGAGCGGGCACCGGCTGAACCTGCCCGACCTGCGCGCGCGTTGCGCGAACTGGCGGTCGGGGCGTCGGGAGGGGCGGTTTTGTTCGCCCTCATAACCGGCATCGTCGCGCTGCTCGGCGGGTTTTCGGTGATGGGCCTGCGCGGTATCGGTGACCTGTGGGTGTGGCTCGGGATCGCCTTCTCCAGCGGGATGGTCGAGGAAGCGGTATTTCGTGGCGTAATTCAGCGTCAGATCGAAGCGATGCTCGGGACATGGGCGGCCCTCGCGGCGACATCGGTATTCTTCGGCGCGGCGCATCTGACGAATCCGGGCGCGACCCTTTTTGCCGCATTCGCCATCGCCTGCGAGGCAGGCATCCTGCTCGGTTCGGCCTATCTGGTGACGCGCAGATTGTGGGCGCCGATCGGGCTGCACATGGCCTGGAATTTCACCCAAGGGTGGGTCTTCTCGATCCCGGTATCCGGCGGCAAGCCTCCCGTCGGCCTGCTGGAAACCCGGCTGACGGGCCCGGAATGGCTTACCGGCGGCGCCTTCGGGCTGGAGGCTTCGGCAGTGGCGCTGGTCGCGGCGAGCAGCGCGGGCGTCGTCCTGCTGATCCACGCCCATCGTCAGGGCCGGTTCCTGCCGCCGCGTTGGAAGCGAAGCCTGGCCTAGACGAAGGAATAAGGATCGATATCGATATTCACCCGCACCCCGCGCGGGAATTCGAGCGGGTCGAGCCATTCGCGCAAGGTCTTCTGCAATTCCGCCGAGCGCCGCGCGTTGATGAGCAGGCGGAAGCGGTGGCGTCCCCGCAGCAGCGACAGCGGGGCGGGCGCCGGGCCCAGCACCAGCATGTCCGGCAGGTTGGGCGCAGTGCCGCCGATGGCGCGAGCGGCGGAGAGGGCTTCGGCCTGGTCTTCGGAGCTGACGATGATCGCCGCCCAGCGCCCGAACGGCGGTGCGCCCGCATCGCGGCGCGCCTCGGTTTCGGCGGCGTAGAAGGCGTCACGGTCCCCATTGGCGAGGGCCTGGATCACCGAGGCTTCGGGGTGGCGGGTCTGGATCAGCACTTCGCCCGGCTTCGCCCCGCGTCCGGCGCGCCCGGCGACCTGTGCGACCTGCTGATAAGTGCGTTCGGCCGCCCGCAAGTCCCCGCCTTCGAGGCCGAGATCGGCGTCCACCACGCCCACCAGCGTCAGTTCGGGGAAGTGGTAGCCCTTGGTGACAAGCTGGGTGCCGATGATGATGTCGATCGCGCGGCCTTCCGCCATGGCGACGAAATCGCCGATGGCCTCGGGCGTGTTCATCGTATCCGAGGTGACCAGCGCGGTACGCGCCTCGGGCAGGATTTCCGCCACTTCGTCCGCGATGCGCTCCACGCCGGGGCCACAGGCGACGAGGCAGTCGCCGGTGCCGCATTTGGGGCAGGCCTCCGGCACCGGCACTTCATGGCCGCAGTGATGGCATGCCAGTCGCTTGGAAAACCGGTGCTCCACCAGCCAGGCGGTGCAGTTGGGGCACTGGAACCGGAAGCCGCAGTGGCGGCACAGCGTCAGCGGAGCATAGCCGCGCCGGTTGAGGAACAGCAGCGACTGTTCGCCCTTGGCCAGTCGGTCCTTCATCGATTCGACCAGCCGGGGCGCCAGCCAGCGGCCGCGTTCGGGCACTTCGCTGCGCAAGTCGAGGATCTGGATATCGGGCAGCTGCGCGCCGCCATAGCGCCCGACGAGATCGATCTTGCGGTAGACGCCCGCTTCGGCCAGCTGCATCGATTCGAGCGCGGGAGTGGCGCTGGCGAGGATGACGGGAATCTTCTCGAACTTGGCGCGCATCACCGCCACATCGCGGGCGTTGTAGCGCACTCCGTCGTCCTGCTTGAACGAGATTTCGTGCGCTTCGTCGACCACGATCAGCCCCAGATTCGCATAAGGCAGGAACAGGGCCGAGCGCGCACCCACAACAACCTGAGCACTGCCCAGGACGACCGCTCGCCACGCCCGGCGCCGCTCGCTGGACTTGAGCGAGGAGTGCCAGAGTACCGGCTGCACGCCGAATCGATGTTCGAAGCGGCGTAGGAAGTTTTCCGTCAGCGCGATCTCGGGCAGCAGCACCAGCACTTGGCGGCCTTCGCGGATCGCCTCGGCCACGCCTTCGAAATAGCACTCGGTCTTGCCAGAGCCGGTTACGCCGTCGAGCAGGAAGGGAGCGAATTTCCGCTCGCTTACGGCTCCGACGAAAATGTCGGCGGCCGCGCGCTGTTCGTCGTTGAGCGCAGGCGCCGCGAATTCGGGGCGGGCAGCGGGGTAGGGCCGGTCGAGGTCCACCACCACCGGCTCCAGCAGCCCTGCGCCTACCATCCCGCGCAGCACGCCTTCGGAAACGCTGGCGAGTTCCGCCAGTTCGCGGATCGAGCCCTGTTCGTGCTGCAGGGCGTCAAGCGCGGCGGCGCGCTGGGGCGTGAGGCGTGCCGGTTCGGTGCCGGTCAGGCGGTATTCGGTCGTGGTTCCGCCGCCGCGAAGCGCTGCCATGCTGCCCAGCGCCATGCGCGCCACCGAGGACAGCGGCGCGCAGTAATAATCTGCCGTCCACTCGATCAACCGCCGCAGCCGTTCGGGGATGGCCGGGGCGGGCATGACTTCCAGCAAAGGTCGTAGTTTCGATTCAGGCACTTCCTTGCCGCTGAGGCGTTCAGGCTCCCAGATGATGCCTAGTACCTGCCGCGGTCCGAGCGGCGCGACGACGATCGCTCCGAATTCTATCGTCATCCCCTCCGGTACGCGATAGTCGAGGACGCCGAGGGCAGCGTTGAAGACAAGGAGTCGGACACGTTTCATCTGGTGCCCATATAGGCACTGGCGGATTGGCTCGTGAAGGAGTGGAAGATGCGCAATTGGGGATCGAGCGTGGATGGAATGCCGGAAGATGGATTTATCGAGGGTGTGATGGCCTCTGCCGGCATGGCGCAGGGCGTCAGCCGCCGGTCTGTAGTCGCGGGGATTCTCGCGACGGGTGCGTTGCTGGCGCTGCCCGGCTGCGCGACGATGGGCAAGCCCAGCACCACGGACGTCATCCAGCGGCTGCTTACGCTTTCCAGCCAGCGCGCCTTCGCGCGGCTGACCCAGCCCGACGGCTTCTGGGATAGCGCCGTAGCGCGAATCGACATGCCGGTGCTGTTCGGACGCTCGGGCTCGGCGGTGGCGAAAATTCTGAAGTCGCCGCTGTTCCGCGAGAAGTTGCAGCATGAACTCAACAATGTCGCCGAAGACGGCGCCCGTGTTGCCGCGCCGCTCGTCAACGACGCGGTGCGCAGGCTGACCGTCAGCGATGCCCTTGCGCTGCTGCGCGGCGGCAGCACGGCGGCGACCACGTATCTGCGCCAGTCCATGGGTCCTTCGCTTGTCAACGCGATGATCCCGGAACTGGGCCGGGTGATGAGCGTGGCTGACGATCCGATTCTCTCGCAGGCTCTTGCGGCACTCACCGGCGTGAACATCACGGACGCCGCCCATGCGCTCGCCCTGGGTGCCGACAACGCCATCTGGTACGAGATCGGCGCGCAGGAAGGCGAAATCCGCGCCAACCCGGCCGCAACCAACGATCCGGTGCTGATCGCGGCGCTCAGATTGCTGTGAGTGAACGCGGCGGGGTTCGGGCAAGCTCGGCCTGACCCTTCGACAAGCTCAGGGTGAGCGGAGGTAGCGTGATATTCGCAACTCCGCTCGGGGTGAGCGGAGGTAGCGTAACAACCGCAACTCCGCTCAGGCTGAGCTTGTCGAAGCCCAAGGCGCAACGGCACTGGCCCCGCTGCCGCCCTTTCCCTATAGGGGCGGCCAGAATCGCTGCCCCATAGGACATCGCACCATGAAATTCTTCGTCGACACCGCCGATATCGCCGACATCAAGGAGCTTGCCGACACCGGCCTGCTCGACGGCGTGACGACCAACCCCTCGATCATCGCCAAGTCGGGCCGTGACTTCATGGAAGTGACGCGCGAAATCTGCGGCATCGTCGATGGCCCGGTCAGCGCCGAGGTCGTCGCGCTCGACCATGCCGGCATGATGCGCGAAGCTGAAGTGCTGCGTAAGATCGCCGACAACGTCTGCATCAAGGTGCCGCTGACCATCGACGGTCTCAAGACCTGCAAGGCGCTGACTGGCGAAGGCACGATGGTCAACGTGACGCTGTGCTTCTCGGCCAACCAGGCGCTGCTCGCCGCCAAGGCTGGCGCAACGTTCATCTCGCCCTTCATCGGCCGCCACGACGACAACGGCTTTGACGGCATTGACCTGATCAGCGACATCCGCCTGATCTACGACAACTATGCCTACGAGACGCAGATCCTGGCCGCTTCGATCCGCCACGGCGTGCACGTCCTGCAGTGCGCCAAGATCGGCGCCGACGTGATGACCGCGCCGCCGGCCGTCATCAAGGGTCTGTTCAAGCATATCCTTACCGACAAGGGCATCGAAGGTTTCATGGCCGACTGGGCCAAGACCGGCCAGTCGATCTGATCCTGATCCGTCGTCCCGGCATCGGCCGGGACGACGGCAAATGGCCTTGGGACATACCCAAAAAACGTCCATCCTCATCACATCGTCATCCTCACAACGCCCCGTCACCCTGAACTTGTTTCAGGGTCCATCACGCCGCGCGCCCCGCTTTTTGAAATCGAAAATCCAAAGGGCCGATGGCGAAACTGCGCTCCAGTCATGGCTGCCCGATGGACCCTGAAACAAGTTCAGGGTGACGGGCGAGTGGTGAGGAAAGCGGGCGAGAACAAGGGTATCGAAATTCCGCTCAGGCTGAGCCTGTCGAAGCCCCCCGCTAAACCACCCCCCTGACACATCGCTCATTTGAGCCGCGCGCCGTCATGCGCTAGCTGGGGTGCATGTCCGACGAATCTCCCGCAGACCGCTTCAAGTCCGTCCTCACCGGCGCCTCGCGCGCCATTGCGCAGGATACCGAGGTAGAGGTCAACTGGACCGCCGACGCGCCCAGTTCCACCGGCACCACCTTTCGCGTGCCGATGCCGGGCCGCAGCCTGCCCCGTGCCGCCGCCATGCAGGCCCGCGGCTATGCCGACAGCTTCGCGCTGAAACTGCGCCACCACGACGACAAGCTGCACATGCGCAAGGCTCCTTCCGAGCCTTCGGCCCGGGCTGCCTACGACGCTGTCGAGGCCGTGCGTTACGAGGCGCTGGGCGCCAATGCCTATGCCGGCATGGCGGATAACCTCGACGCCGCGCTGATGGCGCGTATCGCGTCGGACCCGATTTCCCGCGCCGATACGC
The DNA window shown above is from Novosphingobium sp. P6W and carries:
- the atpA gene encoding F0F1 ATP synthase subunit alpha, coding for MDIRAAEISKVIKDQIASFGTEAQVSEVGSVLSVGDGIARIHGLDNVQAGEMVEFSNGVQGMALNLEADNVGVVIFGSDAEIKEGDVVKRTGTIVDVPVGKGLLGRVVDALGNPIDGKGPIVAEKRARVEAKAPGIIPRKSVHEPVQTGLKAIDALVPVGRGQRELIIGDRQTGKTAVAIDTFINQKEANAGTDESKKLYCIYVAVGQKRSTVAQIVRQLEENGAMEYSIVIAATASEPAPLQYLAPYTGAAMGEFFRDNAMHAVIVYDDLSKQAVAYRQMSLLLRRPPGREAYPGDVFYLHSRLLERAAKMNDEQGAGSLTALPIIETQAGDVSAYIPTNVISITDGQIFLETGLFYQGIRPAINVGLSVSRVGGAAQTKAMKKVAGSIKLELAQYREMAAFAQFGSDLDASTQKLLNRGARLTELLKQKQFSPLAFEEQTLSIFAGTNGYLDALPVDKVTTYEAEMLTYMHSEHADVLALIRTTKDFGDEAKSKAKAALDAFAKQFA
- a CDS encoding DUF1203 domain-containing protein, giving the protein MAYRIAGLPRGGFAQYYGKTAEELGHMGARRVLADADRGFPCRVSLEDARAGESLILLNFTSHDVANPYRSAYAIYIREHADQAQDFVDRLPPVFSGRALSLRGFDGDGMLHAASLAAPDEADDAIRALLAMPQVACIHAHNAAYGCFAARIERHGDGL
- the atpD gene encoding F0F1 ATP synthase subunit beta, with protein sequence MATAPVLNLTTTGKISQVIGAVVDVTFEGELPAILSALETENNGQKLVLEVAQHLGENTVRTIAMDGTDGLTRGAAVRSTGKQISVPVGPKTLGRIMNVVGDPIDERGPIGSDMFAPIHAEAPPFIEQSTEAAILVTGIKVIDLLAPYAKGGKIGLFGGAGVGKTVLIQELINNIAKGHGGVSVFAGVGERTREGNDLYHEFLDAGVIAKDAEGNATSEGSKVALVFGQMNEPPGARARVALSGLTMAEYFRDQEGQDVLFFVDNIFRFTQAGAEVSALLGRIPSAVGYQPTLSTDMGQLQERITSTTKGSITSVQAIYVPADDLTDPAPAASFAHLDATTTLNRAISELGIYPAVDPLDSTSRVLEPRVVGDVHYQTARRVQETLQKYKSLQDIIAILGMDELSEEDKLTVARARKIQKFLSQPFHVAEVFTGISGKFVQLEDTVKSFKAVVDGEYDHLPEAAFYMVGGIDEAVAKAKKLAEEA
- a CDS encoding ATP synthase F1 subunit epsilon — encoded protein: MPLHFELVTPAKLVRSEEVHMVVVPGTEGEFGVLAGHAPFMSTIKDGALKVYRTENGAPEEIRITGGFAEVGDAGLTVLAEHVEG
- a CDS encoding F0F1 ATP synthase subunit delta, giving the protein MENSGGIKASLQGRYASALFDLASENGAISAVENDLEAIGQAIKESPDFAGLIRNPQVSRTAAAAAMDGVAGVLGLSPLTKNFVGVLANNRRLSALPQIISAFAAIAAAQRGEATAQVTSAHALTDEQVEQLRGKLEAREGRTVKIKTSVDPDLLGGLVVTIGSKRIDSSIRTRLNSLAQAMKG
- a CDS encoding F0F1 ATP synthase subunit gamma, with product MASLKELKGRINSVKSTQKITKAKQMVAAAKLRKAQAAAEAARPYALRLAEVMGSLASKITVSENSPKLLAGTGSDKVHLLVVANSDKGLCGAFNSNIVKAARIKAQELEAQGKTVLFYLVGRKGRPVIRREYPDQIAHMFDTSDVRYPGFNEAERVADELVAMYEAGKFDVAHLFYAKFRSALVQEPTDQQIIPVPAPKAVAQTTDAVTEYEPDEEEILAALLPRYLKTQLFGALLENAASEQGASMTAMDNATRNAGDLIKKLTIVYNRTRQAAITTELVEIIAGAEAL